In Desulfobulbus oralis, one DNA window encodes the following:
- a CDS encoding TolC family protein, with product MHIYAKATALLVAAALLLALNACAPAGRPDAKLERPLLSRQEMSRRFTEDVNWWQGYHDPALNRHIELALQNNTDLAKSALRIHKALVNAQLAGADLFPTASGELGASARRELASGSHSHSYQSTLGLQYELDLWQRFSNRTRAQEWEHEATLADRESVRLSLIHSVVNAYYNLRYLMAARQVQEKSIARYRDLLALVRAKAEQGKVSPVELQESARSLLAAEGNLSSLLAEEATTRQTLAGLLNCQAGALPPVSESPLLELTGLPVDLEVPVSALAARPDLQAAEARFAAAFYDLQSSSASWYPALSLGGVLGTSASHQSQFFTLPFLNGTLGLSLPFLDWARVRAKVQISKDDYELARLDFINAVTVALNEVWASYRISEERRKELALLQERLGRDEAITAHYQARYRLGASELKDYLEALNSEDSTRQSLLQAKYALLRDESTVYRAMGGRFLVRR from the coding sequence ATGCACATATATGCCAAAGCCACTGCCCTGCTGGTCGCTGCCGCCCTGCTCCTGGCGCTGAACGCCTGCGCGCCGGCGGGCAGGCCGGATGCGAAGCTGGAACGGCCGCTCCTGAGCCGTCAGGAGATGAGCCGGCGCTTTACCGAGGATGTGAACTGGTGGCAGGGCTACCATGACCCGGCCCTGAATCGTCATATCGAGCTGGCGCTGCAAAATAACACAGACCTGGCAAAGAGTGCCCTGCGCATCCACAAGGCGCTCGTGAACGCCCAGTTGGCCGGGGCCGATCTGTTCCCGACCGCGTCCGGCGAGCTGGGCGCGTCGGCCCGGCGCGAACTGGCGAGCGGCAGCCACAGTCACAGCTACCAGAGCACCCTCGGCCTGCAGTACGAGCTGGATCTCTGGCAGCGCTTCAGCAACAGGACAAGGGCCCAGGAGTGGGAGCACGAGGCCACCCTGGCCGACCGGGAGAGCGTACGGCTCTCGCTCATCCATTCGGTTGTCAATGCCTACTACAACCTGCGTTACCTGATGGCAGCGCGTCAGGTGCAGGAAAAGAGCATTGCCCGCTACCGGGATTTGCTGGCGCTCGTGCGCGCCAAGGCCGAACAGGGCAAGGTTTCGCCGGTGGAGCTGCAGGAGAGCGCTCGCTCGCTCCTGGCGGCGGAGGGCAATCTGAGCAGTCTGCTTGCGGAGGAAGCCACGACACGCCAGACGCTGGCCGGCCTGCTGAACTGCCAGGCCGGGGCGCTCCCGCCGGTGTCCGAATCTCCGCTGCTGGAGCTAACAGGTCTGCCGGTCGATCTGGAGGTGCCGGTTTCGGCCCTGGCGGCGCGGCCCGATCTTCAGGCTGCGGAGGCCCGCTTTGCGGCCGCCTTTTACGATCTGCAGTCCAGCTCCGCCTCCTGGTATCCGGCCCTGAGCCTGGGCGGCGTCCTGGGGACTTCGGCCAGCCACCAAAGCCAGTTTTTTACCCTGCCCTTTTTAAACGGCACGCTGGGCCTCAGCCTGCCCTTTCTGGACTGGGCCCGGGTCAGGGCCAAAGTGCAGATCTCCAAAGACGACTACGAGCTGGCCCGGCTCGACTTCATCAATGCCGTCACCGTGGCCCTGAACGAAGTCTGGGCCTCATACCGGATCAGCGAGGAGCGCCGCAAGGAGCTGGCGCTCCTGCAGGAGCGGCTGGGGCGGGACGAGGCCATTACGGCCCACTATCAGGCCCGCTACCGTCTGGGCGCCTCCGAGCTGAAAGACTATCTCGAGGCCCTGAACAGCGAAGACAGCACCCGCCAGTCCCTGCTGCAGGCGAAGTACGCGCTGCTCCGCGATGAAAGTACCGTCTACCGGGCCATGGGCGGCAGATTTCTCGTAAGGCGCTGA
- a CDS encoding MFS transporter, with translation MAQGFLGRAAALGASYMLGAFNDNFFKQSALLLAVAMQQSQYQAWGTLLFALPFVLFSAWGGWLADRFPKKNLVIAAKCLELTAMLAGAWGILHLNWAAIMLMLFCMGGSSTLFSPALNGSIPELFPRALVPRVNGFFKLCTTVSILLGVMLAGWALERQWLPTAIPFGRWLVAGGVVLAALLGLISTIFIPRWSVAHQAQPPFPWLGAWDSLKDFHRMRADRPLVFCLAADAFFYGISSLTLLEINSLGVAELGFSKTLTSLLPTALMVGICAGSLVAARGTPESWQRWLAPATAGIGLSLLAAGVLARLPLPSPALFCCLLLVYAVAGLCGGFYIIPVSSFIQVRPEAGEKGRVLGTNNCLTFGAILLAGPLFYVLDFAPASLAHVMLGLATLAVALGFRLRIRLLPTGRATGQAPRHSRLLSLLLALMRFLLSLRYRVTVTGLEQIRADGRALLFLPNHAALSDPMLVYSRLARFQPRPLSDEEQVNRPFIRSLMRLVRPVTKPDLRSRDLQGGASRRAVLHAVETALQRCADALKNGDNLLFYPAGALTHDGHEHLGGNSGVLRLLRAAPECRVVLVRTRGLWGSSFSYATGRPDTLKGLAKGALRLLANGLFFMPRRPVQISFTEVARETLPQDNAKALNQALESWYEAEPEIGVRIPYYFWQGSRAQPLPQRPAGAPAAAAEAPEAVRQQVYRLVAACVDGAPPLSPETRLAADLGIDSLSLTELAMQLEELAGHSVTRLDLLVTVADCVRAATGQLSGDEPAPEAPPAWFATARGTARRLDVPEAGNLPQAILRQARRNPAGLVLADADSAMSWRGFWLKATAMALLLRRECAREERVGLLLPASTAATLVWLAVLLAGKTPVMLNWTTGPANLRHCVRLAGLQTILSARRLLDRLADQGFDEMSDLGARLLCLEDAAKGLSLPLKVSAFVRSRLALLGIESLVLPSRMPESAAILFTSGSESAPKGVPLSHENILANCRDIAQVLVITSHDRMLAMLPPFHSLGLTVNMVLPLCFGLPVVLHPNPTEAARLDRICRRWRPSITVAPPSFLDAMLQKAEAGDLESLRLGVVGAEACPARLHAAFAEKTGGVLVEGYGVTECAPVISVNRPEDPQCGTIGLPLPSVSTAIVTTEGAMRRVKPGETGMLLVRGPNVFAGYLSAAGLPAPASPFVLFEGQSWYRSGDLVREDGHGCLSFAGRLGRFVKVGGEMISLPQMERVLLDFVAAWQAGRLSEAAHEGAGPLLAVEAVERDGQPEIVLCTALPVSVAEANQALRAAGLSALYSVRRVLQVAALPVLGSGKTDYRTVRRLIAGQA, from the coding sequence ATGGCTCAGGGATTTCTGGGGCGAGCGGCGGCTCTGGGCGCAAGCTATATGCTGGGCGCCTTTAACGACAACTTTTTCAAGCAAAGCGCGCTGCTGCTGGCCGTGGCCATGCAGCAGAGCCAGTATCAGGCCTGGGGCACCCTGCTCTTCGCCCTGCCTTTTGTCCTCTTTTCGGCCTGGGGCGGCTGGCTGGCCGACCGTTTCCCCAAAAAGAACCTCGTCATTGCGGCCAAATGCCTTGAACTCACCGCCATGCTGGCCGGCGCCTGGGGCATTCTGCACCTGAACTGGGCCGCCATCATGCTCATGCTCTTCTGCATGGGCGGCAGCTCCACCCTGTTCAGCCCGGCCCTGAACGGCTCCATCCCGGAGCTGTTTCCCCGCGCGCTGGTCCCACGGGTCAACGGTTTTTTCAAACTCTGCACCACAGTGTCCATCCTCCTGGGCGTGATGCTGGCCGGCTGGGCGCTGGAGCGCCAATGGCTGCCCACGGCCATCCCCTTTGGCCGCTGGCTCGTGGCGGGCGGCGTGGTGCTGGCCGCGCTGCTCGGCCTCATCAGCACGATCTTCATCCCGCGCTGGTCTGTGGCCCATCAGGCGCAGCCCCCTTTTCCCTGGCTGGGCGCCTGGGATTCCCTGAAAGATTTCCACCGGATGCGAGCCGACCGGCCCCTGGTCTTCTGTCTTGCGGCAGACGCCTTTTTTTACGGCATTTCCTCGCTCACGCTGCTGGAAATCAACAGCCTTGGCGTGGCTGAACTGGGCTTCAGCAAGACGCTCACGAGTCTGTTGCCCACCGCGCTCATGGTGGGTATCTGCGCCGGCTCGCTGGTGGCCGCCAGGGGCACGCCGGAGAGCTGGCAGCGCTGGCTCGCGCCCGCCACCGCGGGCATCGGCCTGAGCCTGCTGGCCGCGGGTGTGCTGGCCCGCCTCCCCCTCCCCTCTCCTGCGCTGTTCTGCTGCCTGCTCCTGGTCTACGCCGTGGCCGGCCTCTGTGGCGGCTTCTACATCATTCCGGTGTCGAGCTTCATTCAGGTGCGGCCGGAGGCCGGAGAAAAGGGCCGGGTGCTGGGGACCAACAACTGCCTGACCTTCGGCGCCATTCTGCTGGCCGGGCCGCTTTTCTACGTTCTCGACTTTGCCCCGGCCTCCCTGGCCCATGTGATGCTGGGTCTGGCCACCTTGGCCGTGGCCCTGGGCTTCCGCCTTCGTATCCGTCTCCTGCCCACCGGCAGGGCGACAGGGCAAGCGCCACGGCACAGCCGCCTGCTGAGCCTCCTGCTCGCCCTCATGCGCTTCCTGCTCTCGCTTCGCTACCGGGTGACAGTCACCGGCCTGGAGCAAATCAGGGCCGACGGCCGCGCGCTGCTCTTCCTGCCCAATCATGCGGCGCTCTCCGATCCCATGCTGGTCTACAGCCGGCTGGCGCGCTTTCAGCCCCGGCCGCTTTCCGACGAGGAGCAGGTCAACCGGCCCTTCATCCGCAGCCTGATGCGGCTGGTACGGCCGGTCACCAAGCCGGATCTGCGCAGCAGGGACCTGCAGGGCGGCGCGTCCCGCCGGGCCGTGCTGCATGCGGTGGAAACGGCCCTGCAACGCTGCGCCGATGCCCTGAAAAATGGCGACAACCTGCTTTTTTACCCGGCCGGCGCGCTCACCCATGACGGCCACGAGCATCTGGGCGGCAACAGCGGCGTGCTGCGGCTTTTGCGGGCCGCGCCCGAGTGCCGGGTGGTGCTGGTGCGCACGCGGGGCCTCTGGGGTTCGTCCTTCAGCTATGCCACCGGCCGGCCGGATACCCTGAAGGGCCTGGCCAAAGGCGCCCTGCGGCTCTTGGCGAACGGCCTGTTCTTCATGCCCCGCCGTCCGGTGCAGATCAGCTTTACCGAAGTGGCTCGGGAAACGCTGCCCCAGGACAATGCAAAAGCCCTGAACCAGGCGCTGGAAAGCTGGTACGAGGCGGAACCGGAAATTGGCGTCAGGATTCCGTACTACTTCTGGCAGGGGAGTCGGGCCCAGCCGCTGCCCCAAAGGCCGGCAGGCGCTCCCGCGGCGGCGGCCGAGGCGCCGGAGGCTGTGCGGCAGCAGGTGTACAGGCTCGTTGCCGCATGCGTGGACGGAGCCCCGCCGCTGTCGCCGGAAACCCGGCTTGCCGCGGATCTGGGTATAGACAGCCTGAGCCTGACCGAGCTCGCCATGCAACTGGAGGAGCTGGCGGGCCACAGCGTGACCCGGCTGGACCTGCTGGTTACGGTGGCAGACTGCGTGCGTGCCGCGACCGGGCAACTCTCCGGTGACGAGCCCGCGCCGGAGGCGCCCCCCGCCTGGTTTGCCACGGCCCGGGGCACGGCCCGGCGGCTCGATGTGCCAGAGGCCGGCAACCTGCCGCAGGCCATCTTGCGACAGGCACGCCGCAATCCGGCAGGACTCGTGCTCGCGGATGCCGACAGTGCCATGAGCTGGCGCGGTTTCTGGCTGAAGGCCACGGCCATGGCGCTTTTGCTCCGCCGTGAGTGCGCCCGGGAGGAGCGCGTGGGGCTGCTCCTGCCCGCCTCGACTGCTGCCACGCTTGTGTGGCTGGCCGTGCTCCTGGCCGGCAAGACGCCGGTCATGCTCAACTGGACGACCGGCCCGGCCAACCTGCGCCACTGCGTGCGGCTGGCCGGTCTGCAGACAATCCTCAGCGCCCGCCGGCTGCTGGACAGGCTGGCAGACCAGGGCTTTGACGAAATGAGCGACCTGGGCGCCCGCCTGCTCTGTCTCGAAGACGCGGCCAAAGGCCTGAGTCTCCCGCTCAAGGTCTCGGCCTTTGTCCGCAGCCGCCTGGCGCTTCTGGGGATCGAATCTCTGGTGCTGCCGTCCCGGATGCCGGAAAGCGCAGCCATTCTCTTCACCTCCGGTTCCGAATCCGCGCCGAAGGGCGTGCCGCTTTCCCACGAAAACATTCTGGCCAACTGCCGGGACATTGCGCAGGTCCTCGTCATCACCAGTCACGATCGGATGCTGGCCATGCTGCCGCCCTTTCACTCGCTGGGGCTCACAGTCAACATGGTGCTGCCGCTCTGCTTCGGCCTGCCTGTAGTGCTGCACCCGAACCCGACCGAAGCCGCCCGGCTGGACCGCATCTGCCGGCGCTGGCGGCCCAGCATCACCGTGGCGCCGCCCAGCTTTCTGGACGCCATGCTGCAAAAGGCAGAGGCAGGCGACCTCGAGTCCCTGCGGCTGGGTGTCGTGGGAGCGGAAGCCTGCCCGGCCAGACTCCATGCGGCCTTTGCCGAAAAGACGGGGGGCGTGCTGGTCGAGGGTTACGGGGTCACCGAATGCGCGCCGGTCATCAGCGTGAACCGGCCTGAAGATCCGCAGTGCGGCACCATTGGCCTGCCGCTGCCTTCCGTGAGCACCGCCATCGTCACCACCGAAGGGGCCATGCGCCGGGTGAAGCCGGGCGAGACCGGAATGCTGCTGGTACGCGGTCCGAACGTCTTTGCCGGCTATCTGAGCGCAGCGGGCCTGCCTGCGCCGGCTTCGCCCTTTGTGCTCTTCGAGGGCCAAAGCTGGTACCGCAGCGGCGATCTAGTGCGGGAGGACGGGCATGGCTGCCTGAGCTTCGCCGGCCGCCTGGGCCGCTTTGTCAAAGTGGGCGGCGAGATGATTTCGCTCCCGCAAATGGAGCGGGTCTTGCTGGATTTTGTGGCTGCCTGGCAGGCCGGCAGGCTGAGCGAGGCTGCACACGAGGGCGCCGGCCCATTGCTGGCCGTGGAAGCGGTGGAGCGGGACGGACAGCCGGAAATCGTGCTCTGCACGGCCCTGCCGGTGAGCGTGGCAGAGGCCAACCAGGCCCTGCGCGCCGCAGGACTTTCGGCCCTGTACAGTGTACGCCGTGTGCTGCAGGTGGCAGCGCTCCCTGTGCTCGGCAGTGGCAAAACCGATTACCGGACAGTCAGGCGACTGATTGCCGGGCAGGCTTGA
- a CDS encoding radical SAM protein — MFIRTPQGRKAARLHDATMPLTGTGQALALAAARRICKSPQQETIMLERFTEPAYRAPCHANDLLLRITQGCTWNRCHFCNMSREHQFLSVTSEELEEQLRYFADAYPRNTPIWFVGANPLVLPTATLLAHIALVRRYFPDFAAITLQTRVADVLHKTLSDLQRLRAAGLSEIFLGVESGDDETLRFINKGQSAAQALAAMRKLNEAEIALAPMYIIGGGGKGTAERNAIRTAELLNQVRCKIISTTGLTVFPGAPFWAMRERGELTEMPEYEKVQELLAFVEHYTGESFLYCLHYLNPLHFTASLPRDKAEIVENLRCFLREHTPEEVEELVNRQEKASI, encoded by the coding sequence GTGTTCATCCGCACGCCGCAAGGCCGGAAAGCGGCGCGCCTCCACGATGCCACCATGCCGCTGACCGGGACGGGCCAGGCCCTTGCGCTGGCCGCGGCTCGCCGGATATGCAAGTCACCCCAACAGGAAACCATCATGCTGGAACGTTTCACCGAGCCCGCCTACCGTGCCCCCTGCCACGCAAACGACCTGCTCCTGCGCATCACCCAGGGCTGCACCTGGAACCGTTGCCACTTCTGCAATATGTCCAGGGAGCACCAGTTCCTTTCGGTAACGAGCGAGGAGCTGGAGGAGCAGTTGCGCTATTTTGCCGATGCGTATCCCCGGAACACGCCCATCTGGTTTGTCGGGGCCAATCCGCTGGTGCTACCCACGGCAACACTGCTTGCGCATATCGCCCTGGTACGGCGCTATTTTCCGGACTTCGCCGCCATCACCCTGCAGACCCGGGTGGCGGACGTGCTGCACAAAACGCTCTCCGACCTACAGCGGCTCAGGGCCGCCGGTCTGTCCGAGATTTTTCTGGGCGTGGAAAGCGGCGATGACGAGACGCTCCGCTTCATCAACAAGGGCCAGAGCGCCGCGCAGGCACTGGCAGCCATGCGCAAGCTGAACGAGGCGGAAATTGCGCTGGCGCCCATGTACATTATTGGCGGCGGGGGCAAGGGCACGGCGGAGCGCAACGCCATCAGGACAGCGGAACTGCTGAACCAGGTGCGCTGCAAAATCATCTCCACCACGGGCCTGACCGTGTTTCCCGGCGCGCCCTTCTGGGCGATGCGGGAGCGCGGCGAACTCACGGAAATGCCCGAATATGAGAAGGTGCAGGAACTGCTGGCCTTTGTGGAGCACTACACCGGGGAGAGCTTCCTCTATTGCCTGCACTACCTGAACCCGCTCCACTTCACCGCGAGCCTGCCCAGGGACAAGGCAGAGATTGTGGAAAACCTGCGCTGTTTTCTGCGCGAACACACACCAGAAGAGGTGGAAGAACTGGTGAACCGCCAGGAAAAGGCCTCCATTTGA
- a CDS encoding TetR/AcrR family transcriptional regulator gives MTPAISTSGRGRPRAFDRNEALKAALRVFWQRGYAPASVAELCKAMGSNAPCLYAAFGSKAGLFLEALHFYENSYWDEPAQRLLAEPNLFRALVNFFTEAAHILLGPDSPCGCMVVLAASNVGDDAAPVMDEVHKLRLATCNLFAERLRRAVQDGQLAADCDIDAIAGKPELEAARELGAAIA, from the coding sequence GTGACTCCAGCAATCAGCACATCAGGTCGGGGGCGTCCCCGGGCTTTTGACCGCAACGAGGCCCTGAAGGCGGCCCTGCGCGTCTTTTGGCAGCGCGGCTACGCGCCCGCATCGGTGGCGGAGCTGTGCAAGGCGATGGGCAGCAACGCGCCCTGCCTGTACGCCGCCTTTGGCAGCAAGGCCGGGCTGTTTCTGGAGGCGCTGCACTTCTACGAGAATTCGTACTGGGACGAACCGGCACAGCGCCTGCTGGCCGAGCCGAACCTGTTCCGGGCGCTCGTCAACTTTTTCACCGAGGCTGCCCATATCCTGCTTGGCCCGGACTCGCCCTGCGGCTGCATGGTGGTGCTGGCGGCAAGCAACGTGGGCGACGATGCCGCGCCTGTCATGGACGAGGTGCACAAGCTGCGTCTGGCCACCTGCAACCTGTTCGCGGAGCGCCTGCGCCGGGCCGTTCAGGATGGCCAGCTCGCGGCGGATTGCGATATTGACGCGATTGCGGGCAAGCCGGAGCTGGAGGCGGCCCGCGAGCTGGGCGCGGCCATTGCGTAA
- a CDS encoding ArsR/SmtB family transcription factor, protein MNTQYLKALPEDWQSIASVYSALGDETRQKILLLFEPGERIGRKSLVELLPLSPTAVAHHVTTLVRAGLLRPHKVGRDVFYTMNHEALMRALEVVRNYVAELRVQEVAS, encoded by the coding sequence ATGAACACACAATACCTGAAAGCCCTGCCCGAAGACTGGCAGTCCATTGCCAGCGTCTATTCGGCCCTGGGCGACGAGACCCGGCAAAAGATCCTCCTGCTTTTCGAGCCCGGGGAACGCATCGGCCGCAAGTCGCTGGTCGAGCTGCTCCCCCTGAGCCCCACCGCGGTGGCCCATCATGTGACCACCTTGGTGCGGGCCGGCCTGCTCAGGCCCCACAAGGTCGGGCGGGATGTTTTTTACACCATGAACCACGAGGCGCTGATGCGGGCGCTGGAAGTGGTTCGCAACTACGTGGCGGAGCTGCGGGTCCAGGAGGTGGCATCCTGA
- a CDS encoding efflux RND transporter periplasmic adaptor subunit — protein MKKISVAIVLALVAGCGWWYWQHREDDGKVSYLSEAVERGTITKQVVATGVIDAVDLVSVGAQVSGQIKKLHVKLGQQVKKGDMVAEIDSVSQLNQYNSDKANLASRQAELVSKQAALRIAQVRYDREKALFGKNATSREALENAENSLALARAEVVAVQSLIKQSQLAIDTDELNLGYTRIVAPLDGTVVSVVVDEGQTVNSNQSAPTIVQIADLGRMENKIEISEGDIGVIREKMPIAFTVLSLPDKVFETRISSLDPGMTTLSNGRYSKTSSADSGSSSSSASEAVYFYGKAVLDNQEGLLRIGMTTENTITVARAEDVLLVPIIAVQNGDGQRSVQVLGAQGQPEARAVEIGLSDGVRVEIKSGLKEGERVIMGQLSQEEIRNAAKMPGGPGGPN, from the coding sequence ATGAAGAAGATTTCCGTAGCTATCGTCCTGGCCCTTGTCGCCGGGTGCGGCTGGTGGTACTGGCAGCACCGGGAAGACGACGGCAAAGTCTCCTATCTGAGCGAAGCCGTCGAACGCGGCACTATCACCAAACAGGTGGTCGCCACCGGCGTTATTGACGCGGTGGACCTGGTCAGCGTGGGGGCGCAGGTGTCGGGCCAGATCAAAAAACTCCATGTCAAACTGGGCCAGCAGGTCAAAAAGGGCGATATGGTGGCGGAGATCGACTCGGTCTCCCAGCTCAACCAGTACAATTCCGACAAGGCCAATCTGGCCAGCCGCCAGGCCGAGCTGGTCTCCAAGCAGGCGGCCCTGCGCATCGCCCAGGTCCGTTATGACCGGGAGAAGGCCCTGTTCGGGAAAAACGCCACATCCAGAGAAGCCCTCGAGAATGCGGAAAACAGTCTGGCCCTTGCCAGGGCCGAAGTGGTGGCGGTGCAGTCGCTGATCAAACAGAGCCAGTTGGCCATCGACACCGATGAGCTGAACCTGGGCTATACCCGCATTGTCGCGCCCCTGGACGGCACTGTGGTGTCTGTGGTGGTGGACGAGGGCCAGACCGTGAACTCCAACCAGAGCGCGCCCACCATCGTGCAGATTGCCGATCTGGGCAGGATGGAAAACAAGATCGAAATCTCGGAAGGCGATATCGGCGTGATCCGGGAAAAGATGCCCATCGCCTTTACCGTCCTGTCGCTCCCGGACAAGGTTTTCGAGACGCGCATCAGCTCGCTGGACCCCGGCATGACCACGCTTTCCAACGGCCGATACAGCAAGACCAGTTCCGCGGACTCCGGTTCTTCCTCGTCCAGCGCTTCAGAAGCCGTGTACTTCTACGGCAAGGCCGTGCTGGACAACCAGGAAGGCCTGCTCCGCATAGGCATGACCACGGAAAACACCATTACCGTGGCCAGGGCGGAAGATGTCCTGCTTGTGCCGATCATTGCGGTGCAGAACGGGGACGGGCAGCGGAGCGTGCAGGTGCTGGGCGCCCAGGGCCAGCCGGAAGCGCGTGCGGTGGAGATAGGCCTCTCCGATGGTGTGCGGGTGGAGATCAAAAGCGGCCTCAAGGAGGGCGAGCGGGTGATCATGGGGCAGTTGAGCCAGGAGGAAATCAGAAATGCCGCCAAAATGCCCGGCGGTCCGGGAGGCCCCAATTAA
- a CDS encoding MacB family efflux pump subunit: MASIITLEAVNKYYGQGANRIHVLKDISFAVEDGDFVAIIGQSGSGKSTLMNIIGCLDTQSSGVCRIAGADTASLLPDQLADLRGRFIGFIFQRYNLLPSLSAAENTALPAVYAGLGGRQRLERAARLLEGLGLADKTANLPAELSGGQQQRVSIARALMNGGRIILADEPTGALDSKSGENVMEILKGLNRQGHTIVVVTHDHGVAAHANRVVEILDGRIVADQRNREQAAVPPGAGHRSGRRSSLLSNKLDQCREAFRMSVQAILAHKMRSLLTMLGIVIGIASVVSVVALGNGSQQKIIEDINSMGSNTIDIMRGEGFGDRHAGRIHTLTVADADILGRQPYVAAVTPNTSNSGDLVFGNVTVTATLNGVGEQYFDVRSLEIEQGRFFTKDDVKATAGYTVIDHNTYSRLFQPGENVVGRVIMFRQKPLTIIGVLKRQDRSFGPGLDSLEIYAPYTTVMRRITGARFINSITVRAEDHVIPLMAEKKIIELLTARHKKQDFFTINTDSIRQTVENTTNTLKLLISGIAVISLVVGGIGVMNIMLVSVTERTREIGVRMAVGARQGNIMEQFLIEAVLLCLVGGVMGILFSRLVGWGLGMISDDFPMLYSSGITVVALACSSAIGIIFGFIPARNAARLNPIDALARE, translated from the coding sequence ATGGCCAGCATCATCACCCTCGAGGCCGTCAACAAGTACTATGGCCAGGGGGCAAACCGGATCCATGTTCTGAAGGACATCAGCTTTGCCGTGGAGGACGGCGACTTTGTCGCCATCATCGGTCAGTCCGGATCCGGCAAATCGACCCTGATGAACATTATCGGCTGCCTGGACACCCAGAGTTCCGGCGTCTGCCGCATTGCCGGCGCCGATACCGCGAGCCTCCTGCCCGACCAGCTGGCCGATCTGCGCGGCCGCTTCATCGGCTTCATCTTCCAGCGCTACAATCTGCTGCCGAGCCTCAGCGCCGCGGAAAACACCGCCCTGCCTGCGGTCTATGCGGGCCTGGGCGGCCGGCAGCGCCTGGAACGGGCCGCCAGATTGCTGGAAGGTCTGGGCCTTGCCGACAAGACCGCAAACCTGCCCGCCGAACTTTCCGGCGGTCAGCAGCAGCGGGTGAGCATCGCCCGCGCGCTCATGAACGGCGGCCGCATCATTCTGGCCGACGAGCCCACCGGCGCCCTGGACTCCAAAAGCGGCGAAAATGTGATGGAGATTCTGAAGGGCCTGAACCGCCAGGGCCATACCATTGTCGTTGTCACCCACGACCACGGGGTGGCCGCCCACGCCAACCGGGTGGTGGAGATTCTTGACGGCCGCATTGTTGCCGACCAGCGTAACCGCGAGCAGGCGGCGGTGCCCCCGGGGGCCGGCCACCGTAGCGGTCGGCGGAGCTCCCTGTTGAGCAACAAGCTGGATCAGTGCCGCGAGGCCTTTCGGATGTCCGTCCAGGCCATTCTGGCCCACAAGATGCGCTCGCTCCTGACCATGCTGGGCATCGTCATCGGCATTGCCTCTGTGGTCTCCGTGGTGGCACTGGGCAACGGCTCGCAGCAGAAGATCATCGAAGACATCAATTCGATGGGCAGCAACACCATCGACATCATGCGCGGCGAGGGCTTCGGCGACCGCCATGCGGGCCGCATCCACACCCTCACCGTGGCGGACGCCGACATTCTGGGCCGGCAGCCCTACGTCGCGGCGGTTACGCCCAATACCAGCAACTCCGGCGATCTGGTCTTTGGCAATGTCACCGTGACCGCAACGTTGAACGGCGTGGGCGAGCAGTACTTTGACGTCAGGTCGCTGGAAATAGAGCAGGGCCGCTTTTTTACCAAGGACGACGTCAAGGCCACGGCCGGCTACACGGTGATCGACCATAACACCTACTCCAGGCTGTTCCAGCCCGGAGAAAACGTGGTGGGCAGGGTCATCATGTTCCGGCAGAAGCCCCTGACCATCATCGGCGTGCTGAAAAGGCAGGACCGCAGCTTTGGCCCGGGCCTGGACAGCCTCGAAATCTATGCGCCCTACACCACGGTCATGCGGCGCATTACCGGGGCCAGATTCATCAACTCGATTACGGTCAGGGCAGAGGACCATGTGATCCCGCTCATGGCCGAGAAGAAGATTATCGAACTGCTGACCGCGCGGCACAAGAAGCAGGACTTCTTCACCATCAATACGGACAGCATCCGCCAGACCGTGGAAAACACCACCAACACCCTGAAGCTCCTGATTTCCGGCATTGCGGTCATCTCGCTTGTGGTGGGCGGCATCGGGGTCATGAACATCATGCTGGTCTCGGTCACCGAACGCACGCGGGAAATCGGCGTGCGCATGGCTGTGGGCGCGCGGCAGGGCAACATCATGGAGCAGTTCCTGATCGAGGCGGTCCTGCTCTGCCTGGTGGGCGGCGTCATGGGCATCCTGTTCTCCCGGCTGGTCGGCTGGGGCCTGGGCATGATCTCCGACGATTTTCCCATGCTCTACTCCAGCGGGATCACGGTGGTGGCCCTGGCCTGCTCGTCGGCCATCGGCATCATTTTCGGCTTTATCCCGGCCCGCAACGCGGCCCGGCTCAACCCCATCGACGCCCTGGCGAGAGAATAG
- a CDS encoding flavin reductase family protein, protein MSFNPEMLGFAMARTSFTGETVRRTGRVVITVPGAALARATMGCGMTTGRDTDKAAKFGIELAEAPGCGIKIPVHSRLAMVCTLKECHEVGDHIFHVCTVDKTLANENEEALFAWKGYAVLKPAKEA, encoded by the coding sequence CTGTCCTTCAACCCGGAAATGCTGGGCTTTGCCATGGCCAGGACTTCGTTCACCGGCGAGACCGTGCGCCGCACGGGCAGGGTCGTGATCACCGTGCCGGGAGCGGCGCTGGCACGGGCCACAATGGGTTGCGGCATGACCACGGGCCGCGACACGGACAAGGCCGCGAAGTTCGGGATCGAGCTTGCGGAGGCGCCGGGCTGCGGCATCAAAATCCCGGTCCACAGCCGCCTGGCGATGGTCTGCACGCTCAAGGAGTGCCACGAGGTGGGCGACCATATTTTCCACGTCTGCACCGTGGACAAGACGCTGGCGAACGAGAACGAGGAAGCGCTGTTCGCCTGGAAAGGCTACGCCGTGCTGAAGCCCGCAAAAGAGGCCTGA